From one Magnolia sinica isolate HGM2019 chromosome 18, MsV1, whole genome shotgun sequence genomic stretch:
- the LOC131233361 gene encoding cytochrome P450 89A2-like, protein MEMWLLIFLSISLSIALKFLLYRKKKLPPGPPTIPLFGNLLFLNNSLFDLEPILRDLHAKYGPIVTLHIGSRPTIFIADHSLAHEALIQNGSIFSDRPPATMLGRITSSNQHNISSAVYGPLWRLFRRNLMSEILHPSRVKSYAQGREWVLELLIKRLRYKADAGEPVRVLESFQYSMFCLLLLMCFGQRLDESVVKKIEDMQLRLITNLVRFNIFTLLPTLGKILFRKRWNRLLEMCREQEELLIPLIRARRDQKGDDQDEKSFVFSYVDSLLALELPEEGGRKLTESEMVSLCSEFLTAGTDTTSTSLQWILANLVKHQDIQSKLAEEIEAVVGKESEIREEDLQKMPYLKAVIMEGLRRHPPGHFVLPHAVSEEVTLNGYVIPKNATINFTVAEMGLNKEVWEDPTEFRPERFLDGGEAVDITGSKKIKMMPFGAGRRICPAHGLAMLHLEYFVANLVREFEWKTKDGEDVDLTEALEFTVVMKNPLEANIISRSK, encoded by the coding sequence ATGGAGATGTGGTTACTCATCttcctctccatctctctctctatagctTTGAAATTCCTTCTCTACAGGAAGAAGAAGCTCCCACCTGGCCCACCTACCATACCTTTATTCGGCAACCTCCTATTTTTGAACAACTCCCTCTTCGATCTCGAGCCCATCCTCCGAGACCTCCATGCCAAGTACGGCCCCATCGTCACCCTCCATATCGGCTCACGGCCTACCATCTTCATCGCCGACCACTCTCTTGCCCATGAAGCACTCATCCAGAATGGATCCATCTTCTCCGACCGGCCACCTGCAACGATGCTAGGCCGCATCACTAGCAGCAACCAACATAACATTAGTTCGGCTGTATACGGCCCTCTATGGCGCCTCTTTCGCCGTAACCTCATGTCGGAAATCCTCCACCCTTCGCGTGTGAAGTCTTACGCACAAGGTCGCGAATGggtacttgagcttttgatcaagCGGCTCCGATACAAAGCTGATGCAGGCGAGCCTGTCCGTGTACTGGAGAGCTTCCAGTACTCCATGTTCTGCTTGCTCTTGCTCATGTGCTTCGGCCAGAGGCTAGACGAGAGCgttgtgaaaaaaattgaagaCATGCAGCTGCGGTTGATCACGAACTTAGTTAGGTTCAACATCTTCACCTTACTTCCGACGCTAGGAAAGATCTTGTTCCGCAAACGGTGGAACAGGCTGTTAGAGATGTGTCGCGAGCAAGAAGAACTCCTCATCCCTCTGATAAGAGCTCGTCGAGATCAGAAAGGTGATGATCAAGATGAGAAGAGCTTTGTGTTTTCTTATGTCGACTCGCTCCTTGCTCTCGAGCTTCCTGAAGAGGGAGGGAGAAAGCTCACTGAAAGTGAAATGGTGAGCCTTTGCTCGGAGTTTCTAACCGCTGGGACTGACACGACCTCGACGTCGCTGCAATGGATACTGGCAAACCTCGTGAAGCACCAGGACATACAATCAAAGCTGGCGGAAGAGATCGAGGCGGTAGTTGGGAAGGAGAGCGAAATAAGAGAGGAAGATCTGCAGAAGATGCCATATCTGAAGGCGGTGATCATGGAGGGGTTGAGAAGGCACCCGCCAGGCCACTTCGTTCTGCCCCACGCTGTGTCCGAGGAGGTAACGTTGAACGGGTATGTCATACCAAAGAACGCAACGATCAATTTCACGGTGGCGGAGATGGGCCTCAATAAGGAGGTCTGGGAGGATCCGACGGAATTCCGGCCGGAGAGGTTCTTGGATGGAGGTGAGGCCGTAGATATAACAGGGAGTAAGAAGATAAAGATGATGCCTTTCGGGGCGGGGAGACGGATATGCCCAGCTCATGGCCTGGCAATGCTGCATCTGGAGTATTTTGTGGCTAATCTGGTGAGGGAATTCGAATGGAAGACAAAGGATGGTGAAGATGTTGATTTAACTGAGGCCCTCGAATTTACTGTTGTTATGAAGAATCCTTTGGAGGCTAATATCATTTCAAGGAGTAAGTAA